ACCTTTTGATTAACCAGTAAGTCCTAAGAAAACTCATATATAGACAAAGGGCtggaaagaaagaaatggcATGCATTGTAGTTTTAGCGAGCACACGAGCTCCCACTCTTCAGggtttaattaaaattgagtatttgaaattgaGGTATTTTTGAGTTAGTTTCGTTGGAATAATCATATAGGAAATACATAATAGAGTTTAAtgtcttttccttttgtttaataagtTTCCTTGCCTCAATAAGAAAGTTAGCACATGTGCTTTCTTATCTCTTTTCCCTCGGGGTTTAATTAGTGTTAAAATTTCGTTTTATGATAAATGGTCAGctgtttcttttaaacCTTTCACTAAATGACTCAGTGTTCCAGGATCTCTAGCACGATTGGGATACCAATCCTCAAACAGATTATTCCATAATTCCTTCTCCTCAGTATCTTCGGGtgaaaaaaagtaagaaGGGTTTCCAGATGATTTCtctttaaatttcattgaCCATGctttaaaagtttcaatttgttccatgatttcttcttcattcatcaatttcaagTCATCGTCACTAAAATTTATATCCCAATTATTTGCCTTTGATCCAAGAAACAATGTAAGCATCGTAATTGTAATCTGCTTATAGTTAGCATTTTACTCCACTAAATGTGATTGAAATCAACAGTCATAAAAGATAGATAGACAGCAACATTAGAGACTTACGAAAACTTTGCTTAAAAAGGagtttccatttttttgcttcgCAACCTTAgctgcttttaaaaatatatttgtaaaaatacaGTTTCTATCTCTCATATCAGAaagcagaagaagaaataaaactttcaaagaaGAATAACAGACGATAGGACCGACTTCAAGACTACAAATTTCGCATAATTTTTCTGACAGTTTAATGTTCCAATCATTGACGTCTCGCAGACAGACCATTTCCTTTGCAAAGCATCCAAACTTATTTAAAGCTAAAACCAAGTTTTGCGTTTCACTTGTAAAGTTAGCAATCtaataacaaaaagaaaaatcctTACTCATTGCCATTCaactgattttttttgtttattttttttctttgaatgtATGCATTGAGTTGCTCGTGTAAACTTTCTGCTAAATCATTATATACATTGTCAATGGCAAATAATATATCTTCCTGTACAACTTTGTTGACCGCCAATCGGTGGAAGAATCTGCTGCACAAAATCATCAGGAAGTTAACGGTAGttgaattaaatatatCCAGTATTTCTTTATACAACTTTGAAAAGTCCTTATGAAATTCTCTCTTATAAAGAAGCTCGTCAGGAATTTGCTCTACgcattttataaaaaagtatGATGAAACACAAGATTCTCTGTATTTCTGTAATAGTAATGGAAGGTTTCGTAACATTGCTTGCTGTTGGTTTACGACCTCATCTTCAAGTCTTTTACCTGGCTTCTTCGACTAGAGGTTTAGTAATATGAAGCTTTAAATAACTTACTCTTTTGCTAATATGTGTTGCAAAATAATGGAGATAGatagaagaaaattctATCACTGCGTTGCTCGGTATACAGGGGTTTAAGACACTGTTAGTATCTTTTGCATCAAAGCGATCATAAAGCAAGAGCTTTGCAACATCCTCCCAACTGGCAAGTAATTGTGAGTTTGTATGAATGGAATGCATGCTTTCCTCAATTAATTGCTGCCTATGATTATTCATATCATATTCTCGTATGAAATCCGCATCATAAAAGTTATTCTCCTGCGACTGATATACAAATTTGTCATCGTCTTTCACACGCGAAAAGATGTGATCGCTGCTATCACGGAACCAAGATTCAAATCCTTGCTCAAGTATGAATAATAACGCATTCATTTTGAATAGGCTTTCAAAGCTGGAAACTAACAATGGGATTTTTTCACGCCTTAAGAGCTTTGATAAGCTGATTGTTGCAGTCTTTGCTTCACAATAATTTGCGTAGCGTTCATTAGTATGGGCAACGAGGATTCGCATTGTCGAGATTCGATTCTGGGGCTTCCCGTCAAATATGCAGCTAGAAACAATATTGATACATTTTCCATTCAACGATATTTTCTCCATCAGTTTCTCGCATGTCTTGAGGGCAACAGATCGAACAGAATCAATATCGTACCGACATATCTCCACAATTCTTAACGAGAATCTGTCAAGAAAATCAACCACAAAATCTTGATCTTTTTCAGGTTCATGAGAAGAAAGATAatctattatttttaaggaGATTTTTCGGATTTGTGATTCCTATACGTTCAGTTAGTATTTAAATGATACAGCAGTAGCGATTGTTTATACACTTACTGCATCAGATAACCCCCAGCCAGAATGTCTAATCAAATTTCTGTTTATAAGATAGGTGGGAAGCAATTGGCAACAATCATATAGAGCAGTAACACACACTATACGAATGCTTGCACGTATATCATGAATCCTTGAGAATAGTACACTAGTAAAAAGGTTAGAGTCGTTAAGAAAAGTAGTATTGCCAACCTATCACAAATGTCGTGAATCATGTCAATGAACCTAGATGTTAAGTCTCTCAGTACCAGAATTTCCGCAGtttgatttgatttttcgGAAAGTTTGTTTACTATAAGGCATAAGCATCGCATGATATCACAGCAAATAGTTGTTGCAGTATGTCTAACAAGCATCCAAGGACTTGTCGTCATGGTAAAAATCCAAGCTTTTGTAGTTTCCATGAATGAGTCTCCGAGGAATGCGTCTTCCACGTAAACTTTACTGATGAATTCGACCAAAAAAAGCTGAAAACGAATACGCACCGTTTTAGCTTCTTTAGAGTTAGAAGTATAAAGATAATCAGTATAAGCGCAAGAAGACTAGCGATATGTATGGTAAGtaaatattacaaaaagatGATGCACACAccttttgaaaacttgAACGATTGACCTGAGACAATGTTTCAGGAATTGAATCTACGTCCTGTACATCAAAGTTCGTAACGAAGGGTTGACAACCAGAGGCCTATGAATTAGTTTACGTTTCAAAGGAAgagtaaacaaaacagCAAAAGCTAGAAAACGTCGCGGATCATTCCTGCTAAACTTACAACTAATGCGAAATTTATAAAGGTCAGCATGAAGTCAGCGCTATTACTTTTATAGTCTTCAAAATAATGTTGAGAAAGTTGCTCGAGCGGCATATCTATATCCAACAGTTTGACTTTTCGTATGCTTGTTAGAATATATTATCGAagactttttttctcttataAGCAAGCAAACTTACGAAAAAATTCTTGTGGAAAGGCATAATCATGAGAATTTACGTGCATCTCTTCATTCGTCtctatttcattattttcttcattctccgtcaaagaaaattcatcttGTGTTCCCCATTTCCGCTTTTTTTCTGAGGGCGAGGCACAAATGCTGACATTCTGTAAACTTGGACCTTCATattcaacattttcaagCTCCACGCTTTCTAATTCAGTAAGGACTTCATTGAGATGACTGCTTGCATCTGATTCAAATTCGAATCTCATTGAAATCACTCAATTAATTGGTACGATGGTGGTTGGTTATGGCAAAGATTAATCTAACAGAAACGATGGGTTTGTTTACGTGACACGAGTCGCGTCAGTCAGtcattaattattttgcaGTTCACATACAACCATTGCAATCAAgtatataataatttattaaagttttacttttgaaacATAAAGTAACTAATTTATGAATAAGAACGCGTTTTTACTCGGAATTTCGGGCTTTTCCCTGACCCCTTTTGAGAACCCACCAACTCCTTTTTCTCATTAGTAGTAGCTCGGTATTCCTTTGCAAAGTCCTACTCCAACTTTTGGTTAATACTCTTGTTCGTTGGTTTCATTTGAGATTTTTAGTTCTTGTACTGTTGTAGTACTAATCTTTCTGGTCAATCCAAAAGATTACTTTCCTCGAATCCTTCGTTCAATAGTATCTTCATATATTTGGGTGTAGAGTCATTTTTTCGAATTTTTAGAAGTCGAAAAGCatctaaatttttaaggaTCTTTTCCAAAGAGAAGACTAGGGTTCCTACCTGAGTAAAAGGCAGTTTGAAAACCGACTTTCATCGCATGTCCAAAACTTTCTAAACAAGTGTGTGCTGGTTTACTAATGGACGTTTCGACTCAAACAAGACACGCAACATATTTTCAAGATGAGAATCAGCTACAAAAGGATCACATTTAtgtgaagaagaaaagtcACATCAAGTTAAATACGGGTGTTCGTGCACCTTTCAAGGCAGTAGATAACATCAATCAACAAGATGAACCAACATTGATTGAAGGGAATAATGAATCCTCCATCTCTTCGTCCACTGGCGACACTTTTGAAGAGGATTTTGCATACCAGGACAAAGTCGAGATAGAGGAACGGTCAATTCGCTCCACTCCTAAGTCTATTGGAGATGATGATTTGGAAAACCGTGAGGGCAGCTTTGACGCACCTGAAGGAATTCTTACACACGGGAAGCATAGACTACCAACAATTCCCGAGTGGACCAAGGAAGATTTAGCCGCCCTGTCTGAAGCTGCTGCTCGATTACAAGCTAACCCATCGCCTGAGGATATAGAAACTGATCCATCCATGGTACCAGACTATGATCCTGAGATATTTCACTACATGCAATCTTTGGAAAGGAAGCTGGCTCCACCTCCTAATTACATGTCAGTTCAGCAAGAGATTGACTGGGTTACAAGACATATGCTTGTTGATTGGATTGTGCAAGTTCAAATACATTTTCGTTTACTTCCTGAGACATTATTTTTGGCGGTAAACCTTATCGACCGGTTTCTTTCCATAAAAGTCGTATCTTTGCAAAAAGTCCAGTTGGTAGGTTTATCAGCTTTGCTGATTGCCTGTAAGTATGAAGAGATACACCCTCCAAGCATCTACAACTTTGCGCATGTTGTCCAAGGGATCTTCACCGTTGACGAAATCATTAGAGCCGAGCGCTATATGCTGATGCTTTTGGATTTTGACATTAGTTGGCCAGGGCCCATGTCGTTTTTGCGTCGTATAAGTCGAGCTGATTCTTACGATCACGACATTCGCATGCTCGCCAAATATCTTCAAGAAGTAACCTTGATggatgaaatttttatagGTGCCCATATTAGCTTCATTGCTGCTACTGCCTACTACTTGTCTATGCAGATGTTGGGTCATTTGGATTGGACTCCTTGCCATGTATATTATAGTGGGTACACGGCTCGTCAATTGAAACCGTGTGCCATAATCATTATGGAATGTTTGGTCGATGCCCCTAACCATCACAATGCCATTTACCGAAAGTACTCGGAGAATAGAATGAAGCGAGTTAGCGCCTTTGCTCACAACTGGGTACTAAGTGTGATTTGAGTTTGCTTTCAGAAGTTGTTAACAATGATATTCTGAGTTAGTTTGCTATTATTAAGCCTAcgatatttattattacgGATCATTGTCTTAATATTTCCTACAGCAATCACTCGAGGGCATTTTATATCTTACCTAAGGTAGTAGTTTTTCTCCACTCCGTTTGCTAAGTTTGTCGTTTAAACCACCCCTATTATCCCCCAGAGACTTGGAACTACTGTCTATTTTATAACTATCTTTCCGAATTCCCTCTTCCATCTTGTTTTCTATATCTTTTACTATACTTAAATAACGTTACGGGTATCTCTAttgtaattattttttgataccccttaaaccatttttatttttttggattaatacctttttaatttaattttgtccTACCTTTACACAATCGTCTCATCCGACCTTTGGGCATGATCGACGGGTTAATTGGACTAATTGTTGCTACTGATCTTTATGTAGTTAGGCTTAAACTTTATAAATAACATAACtatttttaccttttctCTTCATATTTGTTTCACGTCCTGCATTGGTTTCACAAATATTATTGGGAGATCATTGACAGTCCATCACACCTTGTATAACGATGTTTGCACAGGTCTAGTATTTTCAATCTGGTGTATGTTAGTATGCTTTCAGACATCTattgttttgtaaaaatcAGCCATTTGTGGTTCATCCTTAGTAGTAAAGATGCCTATTACATACTTCAAGTCTATTTAAGAACTGAGAAAACCCACTcgatgttttttaattaagtaTTCATACGTAGTAATTTATCtcatttattcattttttagcAACT
Above is a genomic segment from Schizosaccharomyces pombe strain 972h- genome assembly, chromosome: III containing:
- the rec11 gene encoding meiotic cohesin complex STAG protein Rec11, producing the protein MRFEFESDASSHLNEVLTELESVELENVEYEGPSLQNVSICASPSEKKRKWGTQDEFSLTENEENNEIETNEEMHVNSHDYAFPQEFFLKLLDIDMPLEQLSQHYFEDYKSNSADFMLTFINFALVASGCQPFVTNFDVQDVDSIPETLSQVNRSSFQKSSCAYTDYLYTSNSKEAKTVRIRFQLFLVEFISKVYVEDAFLGDSFMETTKAWIFTMTTSPWMLVRHTATTICCDIMRCLCLIVNKLSEKSNQTAEILVLRDLTSRFIDMIHDICDSVLFSRIHDIRASIRIVCVTALYDCCQLLPTYLINRNLIRHSGWGLSDAESQIRKISLKIIDYLSSHEPEKDQDFVVDFLDRFSLRIVEICRYDIDSVRSVALKTCEKLMEKISLNGKCINIVSSCIFDGKPQNRISTMRILVAHTNERYANYCEAKTATISLSKLLRREKIPLLVSSFESLFKMNALLFILEQGFESWFRDSSDHIFSRVKDDDKFVYQSQENNFYDADFIREYDMNNHRQQLIEESMHSIHTNSQLLASWEDVAKLLLYDRFDAKDTNSVLNPCIPSNAVIEFSSIYLHYFATHISKRSKKPGKRLEDEVVNQQQAMLRNLPLLLQKYRESCVSSYFFIKCVEQIPDELLYKREFHKDFSKLYKEILDIFNSTTVNFLMILCSRFFHRLAVNKVVQEDILFAIDNVYNDLAESLHEQLNAYIQRKKINKKNQLNGNDETQNLVLALNKFGCFAKEMVCLRDVNDWNIKLSEKLCEICSLEVGPIVCYSSLKVLFLLLLSDMRDRNCIFTNIFLKAAKVAKQKNGNSFLSKVFITITMLTLFLGSKANNWDINFSDDDLKLMNEEEIMEQIETFKAWSMKFKEKSSGNPSYFFSPEDTEEKELWNNLFEDWYPNRARDPGTLSHLVKGLKETADHLS
- the cig1 gene encoding G1/S-specific B-type cyclin Cig1 — protein: MDVSTQTRHATYFQDENQLQKDHIYVKKKSHIKLNTGVRAPFKAVDNINQQDEPTLIEGNNESSISSSTGDTFEEDFAYQDKVEIEERSIRSTPKSIGDDDLENREGSFDAPEGILTHGKHRLPTIPEWTKEDLAALSEAAARLQANPSPEDIETDPSMVPDYDPEIFHYMQSLERKLAPPPNYMSVQQEIDWVTRHMLVDWIVQVQIHFRLLPETLFLAVNLIDRFLSIKVVSLQKVQLVGLSALLIACKYEEIHPPSIYNFAHVVQGIFTVDEIIRAERYMLMLLDFDISWPGPMSFLRRISRADSYDHDIRMLAKYLQEVTLMDEIFIGAHISFIAATAYYLSMQMLGHLDWTPCHVYYSGYTARQLKPCAIIIMECLVDAPNHHNAIYRKYSENRMKRVSAFAHNWVLSVI